In Francisella hispaniensis FSC454, a genomic segment contains:
- a CDS encoding FUSC family protein, with protein MVGIAAFCAAPIHGVYRKSYTYIIVTVISINISIIIGTTISQLPLLVPYVTFIIGALTFYLPTKFKLMPEILTKFCFIGYISSTFGHSHLNLSVIIASATIITIILLFYYALINILLYRDQPYSKREKVKDIYHHVMIVALASLVAGYFVTKIMALYIPNTNPWWIMMTIVLVLGYTYQRVKVSAFKRGIANILGPIIMAILMTLFKNHYYLQVLLVFVLFFLVSCSISYYLILSLFASCIVISWEMISLSQPDLYTIALDRALETLIAVGIVLTVNEIYKRIFANYVNKRIG; from the coding sequence TTGGTTGGAATTGCAGCATTTTGTGCTGCCCCAATTCATGGAGTATATAGGAAAAGCTACACATATATTATAGTCACTGTCATCTCTATAAATATATCTATAATTATCGGAACAACTATATCTCAGCTACCGCTGCTAGTACCATACGTTACATTTATCATTGGTGCTTTAACTTTTTATCTACCAACAAAGTTTAAACTAATGCCTGAAATACTGACAAAATTCTGTTTTATCGGATATATCTCAAGTACTTTTGGACACAGTCATTTAAACCTAAGTGTCATTATAGCTTCAGCCACTATAATAACTATTATACTCCTATTTTATTATGCCTTAATAAATATTTTGCTATATAGAGATCAGCCATATTCTAAGCGAGAAAAAGTCAAAGACATATACCATCATGTGATGATCGTTGCTCTGGCTTCTCTTGTCGCTGGATACTTCGTAACTAAAATTATGGCTCTATATATACCTAACACCAATCCCTGGTGGATTATGATGACTATAGTTTTAGTTTTAGGTTACACTTATCAAAGAGTCAAGGTTTCTGCATTTAAAAGAGGTATAGCTAATATTCTAGGTCCAATCATAATGGCAATATTGATGACTCTCTTTAAAAACCATTATTACCTTCAGGTTCTCTTAGTATTTGTCCTTTTTTTCTTAGTAAGCTGTTCCATTTCTTACTACCTAATATTATCACTTTTTGCTTCATGTATAGTTATTAGCTGGGAGATGATCTCACTGTCCCAACCAGATTTATATACTATTGCATTAGATAGAGCACTAGAAACACTTATAGCGGTAGGAATTGTACTAACAGTAAATGAGATATATAAAAGGATATTTGCCAATTATGTAAATAAAAGAATAGGTTAG